The proteins below come from a single Longimicrobiaceae bacterium genomic window:
- the coxB gene encoding cytochrome c oxidase subunit II: MENSFPGRSSGPALRRFRRGAAYAAALFLAACDGPQSALAPNGPAAAAVADLWWVMLAIATLVSLAVFAALLYALFHRRDFRGERPTLPLTAGAEQKKRDARADESQPETADEQRRRGDDPVDVLLDTTGSDRRSVRWVLAMGVGVSGVILVGTLLFTLTTLGALHGREAPPDLTIEVTGWQWWWEVHYFDREGRQLFEAANEIHVPVGKRVRVRLRAADVIHSFWVPQLAGKLDMIPGRTNQFWIQADRPGVYRGQCAEYCAGPHALMAFLVIAEPEAEFRAWMARQREPAASPESAAPTHPHGETEAGSGHEHGGNVLRRGREVFLTAGCAECHTVRGTPAGGNVGPDLTHLASRRTLAAVTIPNTKGHLGGWITSPQEIKPGNKMPAVPLEPEALLALLHYLQSLK, translated from the coding sequence ATGGAGAATTCCTTCCCCGGCAGGTCCTCCGGTCCCGCCCTCCGCCGCTTCCGGCGGGGGGCCGCGTACGCGGCTGCGCTCTTCCTGGCCGCCTGCGACGGGCCCCAGTCGGCGCTCGCGCCGAACGGACCCGCCGCGGCGGCCGTCGCCGATCTCTGGTGGGTCATGCTGGCGATCGCGACGCTCGTCTCGCTGGCGGTCTTCGCAGCCCTTCTCTACGCCCTCTTCCACCGGCGGGACTTCCGCGGGGAGCGCCCGACCCTCCCCCTCACGGCGGGGGCGGAGCAGAAGAAGCGGGACGCACGGGCGGACGAGAGCCAGCCGGAGACCGCCGACGAGCAGCGGCGCAGGGGCGACGATCCGGTTGACGTGCTCCTGGACACCACCGGGTCCGACCGGCGCAGCGTGCGCTGGGTGCTGGCGATGGGCGTGGGGGTGTCCGGGGTGATCCTCGTGGGAACGCTGCTCTTCACCCTGACCACCCTGGGAGCCCTCCACGGCCGCGAAGCGCCCCCGGACCTCACCATCGAGGTGACCGGATGGCAGTGGTGGTGGGAGGTCCACTACTTCGACCGGGAGGGACGGCAGCTCTTCGAGGCCGCCAACGAGATCCACGTCCCCGTGGGAAAGCGCGTGCGGGTGCGGCTCAGGGCCGCGGACGTGATCCACTCCTTCTGGGTCCCGCAGCTGGCGGGGAAGCTGGACATGATCCCCGGGCGGACCAACCAGTTCTGGATCCAGGCGGACCGCCCGGGCGTGTACCGCGGCCAGTGCGCGGAGTACTGCGCCGGCCCGCACGCCCTGATGGCGTTCCTGGTGATCGCGGAGCCGGAGGCGGAGTTCCGGGCGTGGATGGCGCGCCAGCGGGAGCCCGCCGCGAGCCCCGAATCGGCGGCCCCTACGCACCCCCACGGGGAGACGGAGGCGGGGAGCGGGCACGAGCACGGGGGGAACGTGCTGCGCAGGGGGCGGGAGGTGTTCCTCACCGCGGGCTGCGCGGAGTGCCACACGGTCCGCGGCACCCCCGCCGGGGGGAACGTCGGCCCCGACCTCACGCACCTCGCCAGCCGCCGCACCCTCGCGGCGGTGACCATCCCCAACACGAAGGGCCACCTGGGCGGGTGGATCACCAGTCCGCAGGAGATCAAGCCGGGAAACAAGATGCCCGCGGTGCCGCTCGAGCCCGAGGCGCTCCTCGCGCTGCTCCACTACCTCCAGAGCCTGAAGTAG